Within the Flavobacterium sp. N502536 genome, the region TAAATAGTATAAGTTTACGTTCAATAGATTTTAATCGTCTCATTATGAAAATAAGAAAGTTTTTAATCGTTATTATTGGAGTTATCGGAAGTTTTAGTTCTATAGCACAATCAAATTTACTGAATGCAAAAACAGCGGATCAGATTGGGATAAAGAAGGCGTCTCAGATTGCTGCAGACAATGACAAACCTTTGTCCTATGGTTATGTAGATGACCGGGATGTTTTGATGGGAAAAACGACCTGGGAGATTATTGATTTAAATGAAAAAATCAACTTCCCTTTATATTTTCCGGTAGATACAGCCAATATTGGTTCGGACAGACGTTCGCTTTACGACGTTTTAACCAGAGGAATAAAAGCGGGCAGAATCACAGAAGTGTATGCCGACAGTTACTTTAATACGAAGAAATCACTTAAAGACATTCAGGGCGGACTATCACGTGTCGACACCACGGATGCAGGTAGGGAGTTAATCAATCAGTACCCGGACGACTACAAAACGCGTGTAGTCAAGAAAAAAGTAGTTACCGGAACAGGTAAGAAAAAAGTAGTTACTTATGTTGACGAAACAGTTGGCCCAACCAGAACAGTGCCGGCCGAATATATTTTGAAACAGGATTTAACGGCAGCAGATGTTACGCAGTATAAACTAAAAGGATATTGGTATTTTGACAAACGTCAAAGCGAATTGAAGTATCGTTTACTCGGAATTTGTCCGGTAACACCCGATGTTTATACCATGAATAGTGATGAGAAGGATTATATTGAGCTATTTTGGGTTTTCTTCCCCAATGCGCGGGAAGTATTAAACGAAGCGAAAGCATTTAATGATAGTAA harbors:
- the gldN gene encoding gliding motility protein GldN — protein: MKIRKFLIVIIGVIGSFSSIAQSNLLNAKTADQIGIKKASQIAADNDKPLSYGYVDDRDVLMGKTTWEIIDLNEKINFPLYFPVDTANIGSDRRSLYDVLTRGIKAGRITEVYADSYFNTKKSLKDIQGGLSRVDTTDAGRELINQYPDDYKTRVVKKKVVTGTGKKKVVTYVDETVGPTRTVPAEYILKQDLTAADVTQYKLKGYWYFDKRQSELKYRLLGICPVTPDVYTMNSDEKDYIELFWVFFPNAREVLNEAKAFNDSNSAHPISFDQILNSRRFNSIIYKEENVYGDREIKDYMKDNAQKQLLESERVKEKIRDFEQDMWSY